A single Capricornis sumatraensis isolate serow.1 chromosome 20, serow.2, whole genome shotgun sequence DNA region contains:
- the MAF gene encoding transcription factor Maf isoform X3 → MASELAMSNSDLPTSPLAMEYVNDFDLMKFEVKDRFSDEQLVTMSVRELNRQLRGVSKEEVIRLKQKRRTLKNRGYAQSCRFKRVQQRHVLESEKNQLLQQVDHLKQEISRLVRERDAYKEKYEKLVSSGFRENGSSSDNPSSPEFFM, encoded by the exons ATGGCATCGGAACTGGCAATGAGCAACTCCGACCTGCCCACCAGTCCCCTGGCCATGGAATATGTTAATGACTTCGATCTGATGAAGTTTGAAGTGAAA GACCGCTTCTCCGACGAGCAGCTGGTGACCATGTCGGTGCGCGAGCTGAACCGGCAGCTGCGCGGGGTCAGCAAGGAGGAGGTGATTCGGCTGAAGCAGAAAAGGCGGACCCTGAAAAACCGCGGCTATGCCCAGTCCTGCCGCTTCAAGAGAGTGCAGCAGAGGCACGTCCTGGAGTCCGAGAAGAACCAGCTGCTGCAGCAGGTCGACCACCTCAAGCAGGAGATCTCCAGGCTGGTGCGCGAGAGGGACGCGTACAAGGAGAAGTACGAGAAGCTGGTGAGCAGCGGCTTCCGAGAAAACGGCTCGAGCAGCGACAACCCGTCCTCTCCCGAGTTTTTCATGTGA
- the MAF gene encoding transcription factor Maf isoform X1: MASELAMSNSDLPTSPLAMEYVNDFDLMKFEVKKEPVETDRIISQCGRLIAGGSLSSTPMSTPCSSVPPSPSFSAPSPGSGSEQKAHLEDYYWMTGYPQQLNPEALGFSPEDAVEALISNSHQLQGGFDGYARGAQQLASAAGAGAGASLGGSGEEMGPAAAVVSAVIAAAAAQSGAAPHYHHHHHHHHAAGHHHHPTAGAPGAAGSASASAGGAGGSGGGSGGPASAGGGGGGGGGGGGGAAGAGGALHPHHAAAGGLHFDDRFSDEQLVTMSVRELNRQLRGVSKEEVIRLKQKRRTLKNRGYAQSCRFKRVQQRHVLESEKNQLLQQVDHLKQEISRLVRERDAYKEKYEKLVSSGFRENGSSSDNPSSPEFFMCLCVCVLFCLDFFFFKEL, encoded by the exons ATGGCATCGGAACTGGCAATGAGCAACTCCGACCTGCCCACCAGTCCCCTGGCCATGGAATATGTTAATGACTTCGATCTGATGAAGTTTGAAGTGAAAAAGGAGCCGGTGGAGACCGACCGCATCATCAGCCAGTGCGGCCGTCTCATCGCCGGGGGCTCACTGTCCTCCACCCCCATGAGCACGCCGTGCAGCTCGGTGCCCCCTTCGCCCAGCTTCTCGGCGCCCAGCCCGGGCTCAGGCAGCGAGCAGAAGGCGCACCTGGAAGACTACTACTGGATGACCGGCTACCCGCAGCAGCTGAACCCCGAGGCGCTGGGCTTCAGCCCCGAGGACGCGGTCGAGGCGCTCATCAGCAACAGCCACCAGCTCCAGGGCGGCTTCGATGGCTACGCGCGCGGGGCGCAGCAGCTGGCCTCGGCGGCCGGGGCCGGCGCCGGCGCCTCCCTGGGCGGCAGCGGCGAGGAGATGGGCCCCGCCGCCGCCGTGGTGTCCGCCGTGATCGCCGCGGCCGCCGCGCAGAGCGGCGCGGCCCCgcattaccaccaccaccaccaccaccaccacgccgccggccaccaccaccacccgacGGCCGGCGCGCCGGGCGCCGCGGGCAGCGCGTCCGCCTCGGCCGGGGGCGCGGGCGGCTCCGGCGGCGGCTCGGGCGGCCCGGCCAGcgccgggggcggcggcggcggcggaggcggcggcggcgggggcgcggcgggggcggggggcgccctGCACCCTCATCACGCCGCGGCCGGCGGCCTGCACTTCGACGACCGCTTCTCCGACGAGCAGCTGGTGACCATGTCGGTGCGCGAGCTGAACCGGCAGCTGCGCGGGGTCAGCAAGGAGGAGGTGATTCGGCTGAAGCAGAAAAGGCGGACCCTGAAAAACCGCGGCTATGCCCAGTCCTGCCGCTTCAAGAGAGTGCAGCAGAGGCACGTCCTGGAGTCCGAGAAGAACCAGCTGCTGCAGCAGGTCGACCACCTCAAGCAGGAGATCTCCAGGCTGGTGCGCGAGAGGGACGCGTACAAGGAGAAGTACGAGAAGCTGGTGAGCAGCGGCTTCCGAGAAAACGGCTCGAGCAGCGACAACCCGTCCTCTCCCGAGTTTTTCATGTG tctgtgtgtgtgtgttttattttgtttggatttttttttttttaaagaactttga
- the MAF gene encoding transcription factor Maf isoform X2, giving the protein MASELAMSNSDLPTSPLAMEYVNDFDLMKFEVKKEPVETDRIISQCGRLIAGGSLSSTPMSTPCSSVPPSPSFSAPSPGSGSEQKAHLEDYYWMTGYPQQLNPEALGFSPEDAVEALISNSHQLQGGFDGYARGAQQLASAAGAGAGASLGGSGEEMGPAAAVVSAVIAAAAAQSGAAPHYHHHHHHHHAAGHHHHPTAGAPGAAGSASASAGGAGGSGGGSGGPASAGGGGGGGGGGGGGAAGAGGALHPHHAAAGGLHFDDRFSDEQLVTMSVRELNRQLRGVSKEEVIRLKQKRRTLKNRGYAQSCRFKRVQQRHVLESEKNQLLQQVDHLKQEISRLVRERDAYKEKYEKLVSSGFRENGSSSDNPSSPEFFM; this is encoded by the coding sequence ATGGCATCGGAACTGGCAATGAGCAACTCCGACCTGCCCACCAGTCCCCTGGCCATGGAATATGTTAATGACTTCGATCTGATGAAGTTTGAAGTGAAAAAGGAGCCGGTGGAGACCGACCGCATCATCAGCCAGTGCGGCCGTCTCATCGCCGGGGGCTCACTGTCCTCCACCCCCATGAGCACGCCGTGCAGCTCGGTGCCCCCTTCGCCCAGCTTCTCGGCGCCCAGCCCGGGCTCAGGCAGCGAGCAGAAGGCGCACCTGGAAGACTACTACTGGATGACCGGCTACCCGCAGCAGCTGAACCCCGAGGCGCTGGGCTTCAGCCCCGAGGACGCGGTCGAGGCGCTCATCAGCAACAGCCACCAGCTCCAGGGCGGCTTCGATGGCTACGCGCGCGGGGCGCAGCAGCTGGCCTCGGCGGCCGGGGCCGGCGCCGGCGCCTCCCTGGGCGGCAGCGGCGAGGAGATGGGCCCCGCCGCCGCCGTGGTGTCCGCCGTGATCGCCGCGGCCGCCGCGCAGAGCGGCGCGGCCCCgcattaccaccaccaccaccaccaccaccacgccgccggccaccaccaccacccgacGGCCGGCGCGCCGGGCGCCGCGGGCAGCGCGTCCGCCTCGGCCGGGGGCGCGGGCGGCTCCGGCGGCGGCTCGGGCGGCCCGGCCAGcgccgggggcggcggcggcggcggaggcggcggcggcgggggcgcggcgggggcggggggcgccctGCACCCTCATCACGCCGCGGCCGGCGGCCTGCACTTCGACGACCGCTTCTCCGACGAGCAGCTGGTGACCATGTCGGTGCGCGAGCTGAACCGGCAGCTGCGCGGGGTCAGCAAGGAGGAGGTGATTCGGCTGAAGCAGAAAAGGCGGACCCTGAAAAACCGCGGCTATGCCCAGTCCTGCCGCTTCAAGAGAGTGCAGCAGAGGCACGTCCTGGAGTCCGAGAAGAACCAGCTGCTGCAGCAGGTCGACCACCTCAAGCAGGAGATCTCCAGGCTGGTGCGCGAGAGGGACGCGTACAAGGAGAAGTACGAGAAGCTGGTGAGCAGCGGCTTCCGAGAAAACGGCTCGAGCAGCGACAACCCGTCCTCTCCCGAGTTTTTCATGTGA